A stretch of the Clarias gariepinus isolate MV-2021 ecotype Netherlands chromosome 26, CGAR_prim_01v2, whole genome shotgun sequence genome encodes the following:
- the LOC128514132 gene encoding potassium-transporting ATPase alpha chain 1 — protein sequence MNKVSVGYQDIFTISAEKSLEVWTSIDLDSELSIMNKTDSYEMFVEMDKMDGDMDVKIKKKKKIKKKERLENMKKEMDIDDHEITIEELEERYTTSITKGLTSRTAQQVLERDGPNELKPPKGTPEYVKFARQLAGGLQCLMWVAAVICFIAFGIECAKGEIASYDNLYLAITLIAVVVVTGCFGYYQEFKSTNIIASFKNLVPQQATVVRDGQKTQINANLLVVGDLVEMKGGDRVPADVRIISSQGCKVDNSSLTGESEPQTRSPECTHESPLETRNIAFFSTTCLEGVATGIIISTGDRTIIGRIASLASGVGNEKTPIAIEIEHFVDIIAGLAIFFGFTFFVVAMFIGYAFLEAMIFFMAIVVAYVPEGLLATVTVCLSLTAKRLARKNCVVKNLEAVETLGSTSVICSDKTGTLTQNRMTVAHLWFDNMIHAADTTEDQSGQSFDQSSETWRSLGRVASLCNRAFFKPNQETVAIPKREVVGDASETALLKFTELTIGNIIDYRARFKKLCEVPFNSTNKFQLSIHELEDPLDLRYFLVMKGAPERILERCSTILIKGQELPLDEQWKEAFQTAYMDLGGLGERVLGFCHIYLNEKEFPRGYSFDTDEMNFPTSGLCFVGLISMIDPPRATVPDAVMKCRTAGIRVVMVTGDHPITAKAIAANVGIISEGSETVEDIATRLRIPVEQVKKRDARACVINGGQLKEMTSEELDDALRNHPEMVFARTSPQQKLIIVESCQRLGSIVAVTGDGVNDSPALKKADIGIAMGIAGSDAAKNAADMILLDDNFASIVTGVEQGRLIFDNLKKSIAYTLTKNIPELTPYLIYITVSVPLPLGCITILFIELATDIFPSVSLAYEKAESDIMHLKPRNPRRDRLVNEALAVYSYFQIGAIQSFAGFTDYFTAMAQEGWYPLLCVGLRSQWEDVRLQDLQDSYGQEWTFSQRLYQEYTCYTVFFVSIEVCQISDVLIRKTRRLSVFQQGFFRNRVLVTAIVFQLCLGNLLCYCPGMPNIFNFMPIRVQWWFVPLPYGILIFVYDEIRKLGVRRHPGSWWDQELYY from the exons ATGAACAAGGTGTCTGTGGGATACCAGGACATTTTCACAATTTCAGCTGAAAAAAGTTTGGAGGTTTGGACGTCGATCGACTTGGACAGCGAGTTGAGCATCATGAATAAAACg GATTCCTACGAGATGTTTGTGGAGATGGATAAAATGGACGGTGACATGGATGTGAAgatcaagaaaaagaaaaaaattaagaaaaaggaGAGACTGGAGAACATGAAGAAGGAGATGGACATT GACGATCACGAGATCACGATTGAGGAATTGGAGGAGAGATACACGACGAGCATCACGAAA GGTCTGACCTCGAGGACCGCTCAGCAAGTTCTGGAGCGAGACGGCCCCAACGAGTTGAAACCACCCAAAGGGACGCCCGAGTACGTGAAGTTCGCCCGGCAGCTGGCTGGAGGTCTGCAGTGTCTGATGTGGGTCGCCGCCGTTATCTGCTTCATCGCTTTCGGCATCGAGTGCGCTAAGGGTGAAATCGCCAGCTATGACAAT CTTTATTTGGCGATCACTCTCATCGCTGTGGTCGTCGTAACCGGCTGCTTTGGCTACTACCAGGAATTCAAGAGCACCAACATCATCGCCAGTTTCAAGAACCTGGTTCCACAG CAAGCCACGGTGGTCAGAGATGGACAAAAGACGCAGATCAATGCCAACCTGCTGGTGGTGGGTGACCTGGTGGAGATGAAAGGAGGAGACCGGGTTCCTGCTGATGTCCGTATCATTTCGTCCCAGGGGTGTAAG GTGGATAATTCATCTCTGACCGGTGAGTCGGAGCCTCAGACCAGGAGCCCTGAGTGCACACATGAGAGTCCGCTGGAGACCCGCAATATCGCCTTCTTCTCCACAACCTGCTTAGAGG gTGTAGCTACAGGAATTATCATCAGCACTGGTGACCGCACCATCATCGGACGCATCGCCAGCCTGGCCTCAGGAGTGGGCAACGAGAAAACCCCCATCGCCATCGAGATCGAGCATTTCGTCGACATCATCGCTGGCCTGGCCATCTTCTTCGGCTTCACCTTCTTCGTGGTCGCCATGTTTATCGGTTACGCCTTCTTGGAGGCCATGATCTTCTTCATGGCTATCGTGGTGGCTTACGTGCCTGAGGGACTCTTAGCTACTGTTACG GTGTGTCTGTCCCTGACGGCCAAACGTCTGGCCAGGAAGAACTGCGTGGTGAAGAATTTGGAAGCCGTGGAGACTCTGGGTTCTACGTCCGTCATCTGCTCAGATAAAACTGGGACGCTGACTCAGAACCGTATGACGGTGGCTCACCTGTGGTTCGACAACATGATCCACGCTGCAGACACAACCGAGGATCAGTCAG GTCAGAGTTTCGACCAGTCCTCGGAGACGTGGAGGTCACTGGGACGAGTTGCGAGTCTGTGCAATCGGGCGTTTTTCAAACCCAATCAGGAGACAGTGGCGATCCCGAAG AGAGAAGTGGTGGGCGATGCTTCTGAGACAGCGCTGTTAAAGTTCACTGAGTTAACCATCGGGAACATCATAGACTACAGAGCACGATTCAAAAAGTTATGTGAGGTGCCGTTCAACTCCACCAACAAGTTTCAG CTGTCAATACACGAGCTGGAGGACCCTCTGGACCTGCGCTACTTCCTTGTGATGAAGGGGGCGCCGGAGAGGATCCTGGAACGCTGCTCCACCATCCTGATCAAGGGCCAGGAGCTGCCTCTGGACGAGCAGTGGAAAGAAGCCTTCCAGACCGCGTACATGGACCTGGGAGGACTGGGAGAGAGGGTGCTGG GTTTCTGCCACATATACCTGAACGAAAAGGAGTTTCCTCGTGGCTACAGCTTCGACACTGACGAGATGAACTTCCCCACGTCTGGACTTTGCTTTGTCGGCCTCATCTCCATGATCGACCCTCCTCGCGCCACCGTCCCTGACGCTGTGATGAAATGTCGTACGGCTGGCATCCGG GTCGTCATGGTTACCGGCGACCATCCCATCACTGCAAAGGCGATCGCTGCGAACGTTGGCATCATATCGGAGGGCAGCGAGACAGTGGAGGACATCGCCACCAGGCTGCGCATCCCTGTAGAGCAGGTTAAAAAGAG AGACGCTCGTGCTTGTGTCATTAATGGAGGTCAGCTGAAGGAAATGACCAGCGAAGAGTTAGATGACGCTCTGAGGAATCACCCAGAGATGGTTTTTGCCCGCACGTCTCCCCAGCAGAAGCTCATCATCGTGGAGAGCTGCCAGCGTCTG GGCTCCATCGTGGCAGTAACGGGAGATGGAGTAAACGATTCTCCGGCTCTGAAGAAGGCAGATATCGGTATTGCGATGGGCATCGCCGGCTCTGATGCTGCAAAAAACGCAGCAGATATGATCCTGCTGGACGACAACTTTGCCTCTATTGTAACTGGAGTTGAACAGG GTCGACTCATTTTCGACAACCTGAAGAAATCCATTGCCTACACTCTGACAAAGAACATTCCAGAGCTGACCCCGTACCTCATCTACATCACGGTCAGCGTGCCCCTGCCACTTGGCTGTATCACCATCCTGTTCATCGAGCTCGCCACGGACATT TTCCCCTCAGTGTCCCTGGCCTACGAGAAAGCCGAGAGCGACATCATGCATCTCAAACCAAGGAACCCTCGCAGGGACCGGCTGGTGAACGAAGCGCTCGCCGTCTACTCGTACTTTCAGATCG GAGCGATCCAGTCCTTCGCAGGATTCACAGATTACTTCACAGCGATGGCTCAGGAGGGCTGGTACCCCCTGCTGTGCGTGGGCCTTCGCTCTCAGTGGGAAGACGTCAGACTGCAGGACCTACAGGACAGCTACGGACAGGAATGG ACATTCAGTCAGCGTCTGTACCAGGAGTACACCTGTTACACCGTCTTCTTCGTCAGTATTGAGGTCTGCCAAATTTCTGATGTGTTAATCAGGAAAACTCGTCGTCTCTCTGTCTTCCAGCAGGGCTTCTTCAG AAACCGGGTGCTTGTGACTGCGATAGTCTTCCAGCTGTGTCTCGGTAACTTGTTGTGTTACTGCCCTGGGATGCCAAACATCTTTAACTTCATGCCTAtaag GGTGCAGTGGTGGTTTGTGCCGCTACCGTACGGCATTTTGATCTTCGTTTATGATGAAATAAGAAAACTAGGTGTGAGAAGACACCCAGGCA gctgGTGGGATCAGGAGTTATATTACTGA